The Daphnia pulicaria isolate SC F1-1A chromosome 12, SC_F0-13Bv2, whole genome shotgun sequence genome contains a region encoding:
- the LOC124316378 gene encoding TD and POZ domain-containing protein 1-like isoform X1, whose amino-acid sequence METQEIANSAPSTETELMPAISSALASYSCQTEGVVNEIDFKWTIERWTFERWSFLSKFGIWDPLTSTEFSDHKFKLEIVKHGKHLMIHLIHSNLSCPIEVEFAVCNEKCDRIFKVNEAVIISPNRKNTRMVCMKKQTLLAEFLTGKTTIHCKIKSSTRKQPTGKAITALERDLHKTPTRDNDQDLILRQLEESFEKMLFSDVTFNVRGRKLAAHKNILAMRSPVFAAMFQHPTKEMLSGNVEVEDVDPDVFQEVLRYLYTGLTRSAAMDVMAPALLAAADKYLLDHLKTRCETHLIHQMSSKNCLDLLALTITHHPAEYLKKYAIEYFRRYPGEVIGTDNWKKMKEENPALLCDLHQMVFTAPTV is encoded by the exons ATGGAGACCCAAGAAATTGCTAACTCTGCCCCTTCAACTGAGACGGAACTGATGCCGGCCATTTCATCAGCCTTGGCGTCGTATTCTTGCCAAACGGAGGGCGTAGTTAATGAAATCGATTTCAAATGGACGATTGAACGATGGACGTTTGAACGATGGTCGTTTTTAAGTAAATTTGGAATATGGGACCCATTGACATCGACCGAGTTTTCGGATCACAAATTTAAGCTGGAAATCGTGAAGCATGGCAAACATTTAATGATACATCTTATTCATTCGAATTTGAGTTGTCCGATCGAAGTTGAGTTCGCCGTTTGCAACGAAAAATGCGATAGAATTTTCAAAGTAAACGAGGCGGTTATCATTTccccaaatagaaaaaatacaaGGATGGTTTGCatgaaaaaacaaaccttGCTGGCGGAATTTCTGACCGGGAAAACGACCATTCACTGCAAAATCAAAAGTTCGACTAGAAAGCAACCAACGGGCAAGGCTATTACAGCACTGGAGAGAGATCTTCACAAGACACCAACCAGAGACAACGATCAAGATCTTATTCTTCGTCAGCTCGaagaatcttttgaaaaaatgctGTTTAGTGATGTCACCTTTAACGTCCGTGGCCGCAAATTGGCAGCCCACAAGAACATTTTGGCCATGAGGAGTCCGGTGTTTGCCGCCATGTTTCAGCACCCAACGAAAGAGATGCTGTCCGGAAATGTGGAAGTGGAGGACGTCGATCCCGATGTCTTTCAAGAAGTTCTTCGCTACTTGTACACAGGCCTGACACGGTCGGCAGCCATGGACGTAATGGCACCGGCACTATTGGCTGCTGCCGACAAATATTTGCTGGACCACTTGAAAACTCGATGTGAAACTCACCTGATTCACCAAATGTCCTCGAAGAACTGTCTGGATTTGTTGGCTCTCACAATCACCCACCATCCAGCGGAgtatttgaagaaatatgCCATCGAGTATTTTCGCCGTTATCCGG GTGAGGTCATTGGAACGGACAACTggaaaaagatgaaggaaGAAAATCCGGCGTTGTTGTGCGACTTGCATCAAATGGTTTTCACAGCGCCGACTGTCTAG
- the LOC124316349 gene encoding uncharacterized protein LOC124316349 isoform X1, translated as MMARAIEIFLSFSLIFTTIWACKDGQVKQLTARQGLDELLNANSYPTNPWVFPYYYNIQPRLPFAGYANSYEGRIPFNRKPPGNFANINADYYDNQEGRLGFGNLGANLFNMGLLSNLFTPLTPLSNLLNRMEACTSPSDEAGMCSSASACSSISGRPSGSCTQGRVCCINVVKACASNATRNNTYWQSPSTSVSSPCSLTVHLDNKLAEQASPICQIRLDFVSFTNAPPTVGTCTDTFTVEGATTMAPTICGVNSGQHMYLDVPSSATTPTDVKLIFKFATGTTTTPSWNIKIAMLPCGATYLAPADCLQYFASATGKVKSFNWQDTAAARQLNNQNYNICFRTELVAGARATQMCVSPCTGTLGNAFFLTGQVPLLGQLEIHAVTISLPSPEDLIP; from the exons ATGATGGCACGAGCAATTGAAATCTTTTTGTCtttcagtttaatttttaCTACCATCTGGGCTTGTAAGGATGGCCAAGTTAAACAACTGACAGCCAGGCAAGGGTTGGATGAGCTTCTGAATGCAAATTCTTACCCCACCAACCCGTGGGTGTTTCCTTACTACTACAACATCCAGCCACGATTGCCGTTTGCAG GATATGCCAACTCGTACGAAGGACGAATCCCCTTCAACAGGAAACCACCAGGCAATTTCGCAAATA tcaATGCCGATTACTACGACAACCAAGAAGGTCGTTTAGGTTTCGGCAATTTGGGCGCCAATCTGTTCAACATGGGCCTGCTCAGCAATTTATTTACACCGTTGACGCCGTTGTCCAACCTCCTCAACAGGATGGAAGCCTGTACGTCACCCAGTGACGAAGCCGGAATGTGTTCATCAGCGTCGGCCTGTTCCTCAATTTCTGGACGGCCAAGTGGTTCATGTACTCAGGGCAGAGTCTGCTGCATCA ATGTAGTCAAAGCTTGCGCTAGCAACGCCACACGTAACAACACGTACTGGCAATCTCCCTCTACATCCGTGAGTTCTCCTTGCTCGTTGACCGTTCACTTGGACAATAAACTCGCGGAACAAGCGTCACCTATTTGTCAGATTCG ATTGGACTTTGTTTCGTTTACGAACGCCCCGCCAACAGTCGGAACTTGCACCGACACTTTTACAGTTGAGGGAGCAACGACTATGGCTCCTACTATTTGTGGAGTTAATTCCGGGCAACACA TGTACCTTGACGTCCCTTCATCGGCCACTACTCCCACTGATGTCAAGTTGATATTCAAATTTGCAACTGGAACAACAACCACTCCATCGTGGAATATCAAAATTGCGATGCTACCTTGTGGTGCAACTTATCTAG CCCCGGCGGATTGTCTGCAATACTTTGCCTCCGCTACAGGCAAagtgaaatcattcaactggCAAGACACCGCTGCTGCCCGCCAACTCAACAATCAGAACTACAACATTTGCTTCAGGACTGAACTTGTCGCTGGAGCG AGAGCGACACAGATGTGTGTGAGTCCTTGCACAGGGACGCTTGGAAACGCCTTCTTTTTGACCGGACA GGTCCCCTTACTGGGACAGCTCGAAATACATGCAGTTACGATTTCCTTGCCATCGCCGGAGGATTTGATCCCGTAA